A genomic region of Solanum dulcamara chromosome 2, daSolDulc1.2, whole genome shotgun sequence contains the following coding sequences:
- the LOC129881008 gene encoding two-component response regulator ARR2-like yields MNLGVGSVVKNMSGASCSVSWKSGSSDKVSDQFPAGLRVLVVDDDPTCLRILEKMLRNCHYEVTKSNRAELALSMLRENRNGFDIVISDVHMPDMDGFKLLEHVGLEMDLPVIMMSADDSKDVVMKGVTHGACDYLIKPVRIEALKNIWQHVIRKKKHEWKDKDFDQSTSVEDGDQQQKPPEDVDYSSSANEGNWKSSKRRKEEEDETEERDDSSTLKKPRVVWSVELHQQFVQAVNQLGIDKAVPKKILELMNVPGLTRENVASHLQKYRLYLRRLSGVSQHQNGMNNSFLGHPEAPYGTMTSFNGLELQALAATGQLPPQSLATLQAAALGRSATKSAISMPIVDQRNLFSFENPKLRFSEGQQQLNNSNKQINLLHGIPTTMEPKQLADLHQSSQSFVAMNMQGNARMQQNNALLMHMSQQQQQQQPSRAQMLNETNNGQISLPSLSMPQPATVLSRNSIVENVRGPVYNPVSQTSSMVDFSLNQTTELQNNSFPLVSSNSGMSTLTSKRLLQEEVNSDIKGSRGFPPGYDIFEELHQQKPQDWGLPNVGSTFGASDHSSIPGTLDVPPSMLVQQGISSMKKNGQNGNSPMGGPQLNLFSGGNLLTVKSEQLSDTSYQNTFFPEQFGQDDLMSALLKQQESVGQVESEFGFDGYSPLDNLPV; encoded by the exons ATGAATCTTGGTGTTGGGTCAGTGGTGAAAAACATGTCTGGTGCTAGTTGTAGTGTTTCTTGGAAATCCGGTAGTAGTGATAAAGTTTCCGACCAGTTTCCGGCAGGTTTAAGAGTACTTGTTGTAGATGATGATCCTACTTGTCTAAGGATCTTGGAGAAGATGCTTAGGAATTGCCACTATGAAG TCACCAAGTCTAATCGAGCAGAGCTTGCATTATCAATGCTCCGAGAAAACAGAAATGGTTTTGACATTGTTATTAGTGATGTGCACATGCCAGACATGGATGGTTTCAAACTTCTTGAGCATGTTGGTCTGGAAATGGACCTGCCTGTTATTA TGATGTCTGCGGATGACAGTAAGGATGTCGTTATGAAAGGTGTTACTCATGGTGCATGTGATTATCTGATCAAACCGGTGCGTATCGAGGCATTGAAGAACATTTGGCAGCATGTGATTCGTAAAAAGAAGCACGAGTGGAAGGACAAAGATTTTGATCAATCAACAAGCGTGGAAGATGGAGATCAACAGCAGAAACCGCCAGAAGATGTCGATTATTCATCTTCAGCTAATGAAGGGAACTGGAAAAGCTCAAAGCGAAGAAAGGAGGAGGAAGATGAAACTGAAGAAAGGGATGATTCATCCACATTAAAGAAGCCACGTGTGGTTTGGTCGGTGGAGCTTCATCAACAGTTTGTACAAGCTGTCAACCAACTTGGAATTGACA AGGCTGTTCCCAAGAAAATTCTCGAGCTGATGAATGTTCCTGGGCTAACCAGAGAAAATGTTGCTAGCCACCTTCAG AAATATCGGCTGTACCTGAGGAGGTTGAGTGGTGTATCACAGCATCAGAATGGAATGAATAACTCGTTTCTGGGACACCCGGAAGCACCATATGGGACGATGACTTCTTTCAATGGGTTAGAGCTTCAAGCTTTAGCTGCCACCGGTCAACTACCCCCACAAAGTCTTGCTACCCTCCAGGCGGCTGCACTAGGTAGGTCTGCGACAAAATCTGCCATATCTATGCCTATAGTAGATCAAAGAAACCTTTTCAGCTTTGAAAATCCCAAGTTGAGATTTTCTGAGGGACAGCAACAATTAAATAATAGCAATAAGCAAATTAACTTGCTTCATGGGATCCCAACAACCATGGAACCGAAGCAGCTAGCAGATTTGCACCAGTCCTCTCAGTCCTTTGTGGCTATGAATATGCAAGGGAACGCTAGAATGCAACAAAATAATGCTCTGCTAATGCATATgtctcaacaacaacaacaacaacaaccgtCTAGGGCTCAAATGCTAAATGAAACCAATAATGGTCAAATTTCACTGCCGTCATTGTCCATGCCACAACCTGCTACAGTCTTATCACGTAATAGCATTGTTGAAAATGTCCGAGGGCCGGTATACAATCCAGTCTCCCAAACATCTTCAATGGTAGATTTCTCGCTGAATCAAACTACGGAGTTGCAAAACAACAGTTTTCCTCTTGTGAGTAGTAATTCAGGGATGTCAACTCTGACATCTAAAAGATTGCTTCAGGAAGAAGTTAACTCTGATATTAAAGGATCTAGAGGATTCCCTCCTggttatgatatttttgaagaactgCATCAGCAAAAACCGCAGGATTGGGGTTTACCGAATGTCGGATCAACCTTCGGTGCCTCTGATCATTCAAGTATACCAGGAACTTTAGATGTCCCACCGTCCATGTTAGTTCAACAAGGTATTTCTTCAATGAAGAAGAATGGACAAAATGGGAATTCTCCTATGGGTGGACCGCAACTTAACCTATTTTCTGGTGGAAATTTGCTTACTGTTAAAAGTGAACAACTTTCTGATACGAGCTATCAAAATACATTTTTTCCGGAGCAATTTGGACAGGATGATCTCATGAGTGCCCTTCTGAAGCAG CAAGAAAGTGTCGGACAAGTTGAATCTGAATTTGGCTTTGATGGATATTCTCCACTGGACAATCTTCCTGTGTAA
- the LOC129881009 gene encoding GATA transcription factor 15-like isoform X2, with translation MVDLSDKGLGSEEMSSETNSLETSQSNVKTCADCGTTKTPLWRGGPAGPKSLCNACGIKSRKKRRAFLGLNNEDKKLKKSVALGHKSIGLQHHLNQSCSSSSNSEDSRNSNFVKNIVSSSLKKKLLPFGLEVVMQRPRSRSRSTQKGKLGEVEQAAVLLMALSCGSFYTQGRMKMEKEGKNEKCCTLGSKSSTLWVG, from the exons ATGGTGGATCTAAGTGATAAA GGTTTAGGATCTGAAGAAATGAGTAGTGAAACAAATTCACTGGAAACTAGCCAAAGTAATGTCAAGACTTGTGCTGATTGTGGTACCACAAAAACACCTCTTTGGAGAGGTGGACCTGCTGGTCCTAAG TCACTATGCAATGCTTGTGGGATCAAAAGTAGGAAAAAGAGAAGAGCCTTTCTTGGGTTGAACAACGAAGAcaagaaattgaagaaatcagtggCACTTGGACATAAAAGCATTGGACTACAGCACCATTTGAACCAAAGTTgtagcagcagcagcaacagtGAAGATAGTAGAAACAGTAATTTTGTAAAGAACATTGTTTCTTCTTcattgaaaaagaaattattaccTTTTGGTTTAGAAGTAGTTATGCAGAGgccaagatcaagatcaagatctACTCAGAAGGGGAAGCTGGGAGAAGTAGAGCAAGCAGCAGTCTTGTTGATGGCTCTTTCTTGTGGCTCTTTTTACACTCAGGGAAGAATGAAAATGGAAAAGGAAGGAAAGAATGAGAAATGTTGTACTCTGGGCAGTAAAAGTAGTACTTTGTGGGTTGGTTGA
- the LOC129881009 gene encoding GATA transcription factor 15-like isoform X3, producing MSSETNSLETSQSNVKTCADCGTTKTPLWRGGPAGPKSLCNACGIKSRKKRRAFLGLNNEDKKLKKSVALGHKSIGLQHHLNQSCSSSSNSEDSRNSNFVKNIVSSSLKKKLLPFGLEVVMQRPRSRSRSTQKGKLGEVEQAAVLLMALSCGSFYTQGRMKMEKEGKNEKCCTLGSKSSTLWVG from the exons ATGAGTAGTGAAACAAATTCACTGGAAACTAGCCAAAGTAATGTCAAGACTTGTGCTGATTGTGGTACCACAAAAACACCTCTTTGGAGAGGTGGACCTGCTGGTCCTAAG TCACTATGCAATGCTTGTGGGATCAAAAGTAGGAAAAAGAGAAGAGCCTTTCTTGGGTTGAACAACGAAGAcaagaaattgaagaaatcagtggCACTTGGACATAAAAGCATTGGACTACAGCACCATTTGAACCAAAGTTgtagcagcagcagcaacagtGAAGATAGTAGAAACAGTAATTTTGTAAAGAACATTGTTTCTTCTTcattgaaaaagaaattattaccTTTTGGTTTAGAAGTAGTTATGCAGAGgccaagatcaagatcaagatctACTCAGAAGGGGAAGCTGGGAGAAGTAGAGCAAGCAGCAGTCTTGTTGATGGCTCTTTCTTGTGGCTCTTTTTACACTCAGGGAAGAATGAAAATGGAAAAGGAAGGAAAGAATGAGAAATGTTGTACTCTGGGCAGTAAAAGTAGTACTTTGTGGGTTGGTTGA
- the LOC129881009 gene encoding GATA transcription factor 15-like isoform X1 yields the protein MVDLSDKQGLGSEEMSSETNSLETSQSNVKTCADCGTTKTPLWRGGPAGPKSLCNACGIKSRKKRRAFLGLNNEDKKLKKSVALGHKSIGLQHHLNQSCSSSSNSEDSRNSNFVKNIVSSSLKKKLLPFGLEVVMQRPRSRSRSTQKGKLGEVEQAAVLLMALSCGSFYTQGRMKMEKEGKNEKCCTLGSKSSTLWVG from the exons ATGGTGGATCTAAGTGATAAA CAGGGTTTAGGATCTGAAGAAATGAGTAGTGAAACAAATTCACTGGAAACTAGCCAAAGTAATGTCAAGACTTGTGCTGATTGTGGTACCACAAAAACACCTCTTTGGAGAGGTGGACCTGCTGGTCCTAAG TCACTATGCAATGCTTGTGGGATCAAAAGTAGGAAAAAGAGAAGAGCCTTTCTTGGGTTGAACAACGAAGAcaagaaattgaagaaatcagtggCACTTGGACATAAAAGCATTGGACTACAGCACCATTTGAACCAAAGTTgtagcagcagcagcaacagtGAAGATAGTAGAAACAGTAATTTTGTAAAGAACATTGTTTCTTCTTcattgaaaaagaaattattaccTTTTGGTTTAGAAGTAGTTATGCAGAGgccaagatcaagatcaagatctACTCAGAAGGGGAAGCTGGGAGAAGTAGAGCAAGCAGCAGTCTTGTTGATGGCTCTTTCTTGTGGCTCTTTTTACACTCAGGGAAGAATGAAAATGGAAAAGGAAGGAAAGAATGAGAAATGTTGTACTCTGGGCAGTAAAAGTAGTACTTTGTGGGTTGGTTGA
- the LOC129878501 gene encoding pathogenesis-related protein STH-2-like: MGVTTFTEEITSPLTPIRLFKALIVDSKSLIPKLLPQFVENVVLLQGDGGAGSIEQVNFTKGNPFEFVKHRIDELDKENMVCKYTMIEGDPLGENLDFISYEIKFEESNNIIGGCICKMTTNYHGIGDYFAKEEDIKAGKDSAMGIYKTVETYLIQNPNLYA, encoded by the exons ATGGGTGTTACAACTTTTACTGAAGAAATTACTTCCCCTTTAACACCAATTCGTTTGTTTAAGGCTTTAATTGTGGATTCAAAATCCCTAATACCAAAGTTACTGCCTCAATTTGTTGAAAATGTTGTTTTGTTACAAGGAGATGGTGGAGCTGGAAGTATTGAACAAGTGAACTTCACAAAAG GCAATCCTTTTGAGTTTGTGAAACATAGAATAGATGAATtagacaaagaaaatatggtgtGCAAATACACAATGATTGAAGGGGATCCATTGGGAgaaaatcttgattttatttcttatgaaataaaatttgaagaatCCAATAATATTATTGGAGGATGCATTTGCAAGATGACAACAAATTATCATGGAATTGGTGATTATTTTGCCAAAGAAGAAGATATTAAAGCTGGAAAAGATAGTGCTATGGGAATTTATAAAACAGTTGAAACCTACCTCATTCAAAATCCAAATCTTTAtgcttaa